In Oncorhynchus kisutch isolate 150728-3 linkage group LG5, Okis_V2, whole genome shotgun sequence, a genomic segment contains:
- the LOC109890443 gene encoding zinc finger E-box-binding homeobox 2 isoform X2 yields MKHEIMADGPRCKRRKQANPRRKNAALNYENVMDTGSETEDEDKLLVSEEDGLLNGVGSPASLNNHDVGSPRVGHALMTKEDEDDDMRDSGVDHVWHDNDMLHASVDGTDEIKDDYDTMGPDATLQTVGNGTVKNVVDCTSEFEEFFAKRSKLQEESHVVSIAEYLQRGDTAIIYPEAPEGEELSRMGTPEASETNGQEENDLPPGTPDAFAQLLTCPYCDRGYKRLTSLKEHIKYRHEKNEENFACPLCNYTFAYRTQLERHMATHKPGRDQHQLLNQGAGNRKFKCTECGKAFKYKHHLKEHLRIHSGEKPYECPNCKKRFSHSGSYSSHISSKKCIGLIAVNGRMRNNMKTGSSPTSASSSPTNTAITQLRHKLENGNGNGKPLGHHQDQNNHHLNIKTEPLDFNDYKLMMASHGFGAPGPFMNGGMGGNSSPLGIHCSARSPMQHLGVGIEQQLLGYPSLSNNLSEVQKVLQIVDNTVCRQKMDCKPEEISRLKAYMKELGNQIEEQKQGLTSQGGHQVGLPVVSHNGATKSIIDYTLEKVNEAKACLQSLTTDSKRQISTIKREKSNHMLDLGTEDKMHENNIMFTPFSCQYCKEAFPGPIPLHQHERYLCKMNEEIKTVLQTSENLMPTKQGMFTEKHALLLSSMLSEKSPINPYKDHMSVLKAYFAMNMEPNSEELLKISIAVGLPQEFVKEWFEQRKVFQYGTPRTPPLEQRRNNHADMVLAANNHNHTPTKDSMAARSPVSLIKCNDRDRNRDHHIMSPSIAELHNNVNNCENQLRLMKANTFSGHAKHMADHSKMDHLSRSSTPSPLNLSSTSSKNSQSSSYTPNSLMSEDLNHNMNLPEQPLDLSLPKLMKEPKHAMTVKSRPKLNGINHHDHSSVPSPREHFEEPLNLAYLKKEFEGRGQNHLNGDFNKSTSPLFGMNPFGAKPMYTSLPQQTAFPPATFMSPMQASMPGLRPYPGLDQMSFLPHMAYTYATGAATFAEMQQQQRRKYQRKPGFQGELLDGTADYMSGLDDMTDSDSCLSRKKIKKTESGMYACDLCDKTFQKSSSLLRHKYEHTGKRPHQCQICKKAFKHKHHLIEHSRLHSGEKPYQCDKCGKRFSHSGSYSQHMNHRYSYCKREAEEREAAEREAREKGHLEPTELLLSRAYLQGMTPQGYPDLEDREGILREGGMNGGMRDRQKEVEGTYAKIGRREEDFEEEEEESENKSMDTDPDTLRDEEENGEHSMDDSSFDGKTETKSDHEDNMEDGM; encoded by the exons ATGAAATTAAAGATGATTATGACACTATGGGGCCTGACGCCACTCTTCAGACGGTTGGAAACGGTACAG TTAAGAATGTTGTTGATTGCACTTCCGAGTTTGAGGAGTTCTTCGCCAAGCGTAGCAAGCTCCAGGAGGAGAGCCACGTGGTCAGCATCGCTGAGTACCTGCAGCGGGGCGACACTGCCATCATTTACCCAGAAGCACCCGAGGGAGAGGAGCTGTCCCGTATGGGCACGCCCGAAGCGTCTGAAACAAACGGCCAGGAGGAAAATG ACCTGCCACCTGGAACTCCAGATGCTTTCGCCCAACTGTTGACCTGCCCCTACTGCGACCGGGGTTACAAGCGCTTGACATCGCTCAAGGAGCACATCAAGTACCGCCACGAGAAGAACGAGGAGAACTTCGCCTGCCCCCTGTGTAACTACACGTTTGCTTACCGCACTCAGCTTGAGCGACATATGGCCACGCACAAGCCCGGCAGAGATCAG CACCAACTGCTGAACCAGGGGGCTGGCAACCGCAAGTTCAAATGCACAGAATGTGGCAAGGCCTTCAAATACAAGCACCATCTGAAGGAACACCTGCGGAttcacagtg GTGAGAAGCCATACGAATGCCCAAACTGCAAGAAGCGCTTCTCCCACTCAGGCTCCTACAGCTCACACATCAGCAGCAAGAAGTGCATCGGCCTTATAGCAGTCAACGGGAGGATGCGCAACAACATGAAGACAGGCTCTTCCCCTACATCAGCCTCGTCGTCCCCCACTAACACCGCCATCACCCAGCTGAGACACAAGCTAGAGAACGGAAACGGAAACGGCAAGCCCCTGGGCCACCACCAGGACCAGAACAACCACCACCTGAACATCAAAACAGAACCACTCGACTTCAACGACTACAAACTCATGATGGCCTCCCATGGCTTCGGCGCGCCTGGGCCCTTCATGAACGGAGGGATGGGGGGAAATAGCAGCCCGCTAGGGATCCACTGCTCAGCCCGGAGCCCCATGCAGCACCTGGGGGTGGGGATCGAACAACAGCTCCTTGGTTACCCGTCCCTGAGCAACAACCTGAGCGAGGTCCAAAAGGTGCTCCAGATCGTGGACAACACTGTGTGCAGGCAGAAGATGGACTGCAAACCGGAGGAGATCTCCAGGCTCAAGGCTTACATGAAGGAGCTCGGGAACCAGATCGAGGAGCAGAAACAGGGACTGACGTCACAGGGGGGTCACCAGGTCGGTCTGCCAGTCGTCAGCCATAATGGGGCCACTAAAAGCATCATCGACTacacattagaaaaagtgaacgAAGCCAAAGCTTGTCTCCAGAGCTTGACCACGGACTCAAAGAGGCAAATTAGCACTATCAAACGCGAGAAATCCAACCACATGCTAGATTTAGGTACAGAGGATAAGATGCATGAGAACAACATTATGTTTACACCCTTTTCTTGCCAATACTGCAAAGAAGCCTTCCCAGGTCCAATTCCCTTGCATCAGCATGAACGTTACCTGTGTAAAATGAATGAGGAGATCAAGACAGTTCTCCAGACTAGCGAGAACCTTATGCCCACAAAACAGGGGATGTTTACGGAGAAGCATGCCCTCCTGCTCTCGTCCATGCTGTCTGAGAAAAGCCCCATCAACCCGTACAAGGACCACATGTCAGTGCTCAAGGCCTACTTCGCTATGAACATGGAGCCCAATTCAGAGGAACTACTGAAGATCTCCATAGCGGTCGGCCTTCCTCAGGAATTCGTCAAAGAGTGGTTCGAACAGAGGAAAGTCTTCCAGTACGGCACCCCAAGAACTCCACCACTAGAACAACGAAGGAACAACCATGCAGATATGGTTCTAGCCgcaaacaaccacaaccacactccCACTAAAGACTCAATGGCAGCTAGATCCCCAGTGTCCCTGATCAAGTGTAATGACCGTGACCGCAACCGTGACCACCATATCATGTCCCCCTCCATTGCAGAGCTCCATAACAACGTCAACAACTGTGAGAACCAACTCAGACTCATGAAAGCCAACACGTTCAGTGGACACGCCAAACACATGGCTGACCACTCCAAAATGGACCACCTCTCAAGGAGCAGCACACCTTCTCCTTTGAACCTTTCCTCCACATCTTCCAAAAACTCCCAGAGTAGCTCTTATACTCCAAACAGCCTGATGTCTGAGGACCTGAACCACAACATGAACCTGCCTGAACAACCACTGGACCTGTCACTGCCAAAGCTCATGAAGGAGCCCAAACACGCCATGACCGTGAAGAGCAGACCTAAACTAAACGGTATTAACCACCATGACCACTCCAGTGTTCCCTCCCCACGAGAACACTTCGAAGAGCCACTTAACCTGGCCTATCTCAAGAAGGAGTTTGAAGGCAGAGGCCAGAACCACCTCAATGGAGACTTCAACAAAAGTACCAGCCCCTTGTTTGGGATGAACCCCTTCGGTGCCAAACCTATGTACACGTCGCTTCCGCAACAGACCGCGTTCCCACCTGCCACCTTCATGTCGCCGATGCAGGCCAGCATGCCTGGGCTGAGGCCGTACCCAGGGCTGGATCAGATGAGCTTCCTACCACACATGGCCTACACTTATGCAACAGGAGCAGCTACCTTTGCTGAgatgcagcagcagcagaggagaaAATACCAGCGAAAGCCTGGTTTCCAG GGGGAGCTGCTCGACGGAACAGCCGATTACATGTCAGGACTGGATGACATGACCGATTCAGACTCCTGTCTGTCCCGGAAGAAGATTAAGAAGACAGAAAGTGGTATGTACGCGTGTGACTTGTGCGACAAAACATTCCAGAAGAGCAGTTCCCTCCTAAGACACAAATATGAACACACAG GTAAACGGCCACATCAGTGTCAAATCTGCAAGAAGGCATTCAAACACAAGCATCACCTTATAGAACATTCACGACTGCACTCGGGCGAGAAACCGTACCAGTGTGACAAGTGCGGTAAGCGCTTCTCTCACTCCGGCTCTTACTCCCAGCACATGAACCACCGCTACTCTTACTGCAAGAGGGAGGCCGAGGAGAGGGAAGCGGCCGAGAGAGAGGCCCGGGAGAAGGGCCACCTAGAGCCCACAGAGCTACTATTGAGCCGGGCCTACTTACAGGGCATGACTCCTCAGGGCTACCCCGACCTGGAGGACCGCGAGGGCAttctgagggaaggagggatgaacgGAGGCATGAGAGATCGCCAAAAGGAAGTTGAAGGAACGTACGCGAAAATAGGACGTAGGGAAGAGGActttgaggaggaggaagaggagagcgagAACAAGAGCATGGACACAGATCCAGACACgttgagggatgaggaggagaacGGCGAGCACTCGATGGACGATAGTTCTTTTGACGGGAAAACAGAAACCAAATCGGATCACGAGGACAACATGGAGGACGGCATGTAA
- the LOC109890443 gene encoding zinc finger E-box-binding homeobox 2 isoform X4 yields MKHEIMADGPRCKRRKQANPRRKNEAALNYENVMDTGSETEDEDKLLVSEEDGLLNGVGSPASLNNHDVGSPRVGHALMTKEDEDDDMRDSGVDHVWHDNDMLHASVDGTDEIKDDYDTMGPDATLQTVGNGTVKNVVDCTSEFEEFFAKRSKLQEESHVVSIAEYLQRGDTAIIYPEAPEGEELSRMGTPEASETNGQEENDLPPGTPDAFAQLLTCPYCDRGYKRLTSLKEHIKYRHEKNEENFACPLCNYTFAYRTQLERHMATHKPGRDQHQLLNQGAGNRKFKCTECGKAFKYKHHLKEHLRIHSGEKPYECPNCKKRFSHSGSYSSHISSKKCIGLIAVNGRMRNNMKTGSSPTSASSSPTNTAITQLRHKLENGNGNGKPLGHHQDQNNHHLNIKTEPLDFNDYKLMMASHGFGAPGPFMNGGMGGNSSPLGIHCSARSPMQHLGVGIEQQLLGYPSLSNNLSEVQKVLQIVDNTVCRQKMDCKPEEISRLKAYMKELGNQIEEQKQGLTSQGGHQVGLPVVSHNGATKSIIDYTLEKVNEAKACLQSLTTDSKRQISTIKREKSNHMLDLGTEDKMHENNIMFTPFSCQYCKEAFPGPIPLHQHERYLCKMNEEIKTVLQTSENLMPTKQGMFTEKHALLLSSMLSEKSPINPYKDHMSVLKAYFAMNMEPNSEELLKISIAVGLPQEFVKEWFEQRKVFQYGTPRTPPLEQRRNNHADMVLAANNHNHTPTKDSMAARSPVSLIKCNDRDRNRDHHIMSPSIAELHNNVNNCENQLRLMKANTFSGHAKHMADHSKMDHLSRSSTPSPLNLSSTSSKNSQSSSYTPNSLMSEDLNHNMNLPEQPLDLSLPKLMKEPKHAMTVKSRPKLNGINHHDHSSVPSPREHFEEPLNLAYLKKEFEGRGQNHLNGDFNKSTSPLFGMNPFGAKPMYTSLPQQTAFPPATFMSPMQASMPGLRPYPGLDQMSFLPHMAYTYATGAATFAEMQQQQRRKYQRKPGFQGELLDGTADYMSGLDDMTDSDSCLSRKKIKKTESGKRPHQCQICKKAFKHKHHLIEHSRLHSGEKPYQCDKCGKRFSHSGSYSQHMNHRYSYCKREAEEREAAEREAREKGHLEPTELLLSRAYLQGMTPQGYPDLEDREGILREGGMNGGMRDRQKEVEGTYAKIGRREEDFEEEEEESENKSMDTDPDTLRDEEENGEHSMDDSSFDGKTETKSDHEDNMEDGM; encoded by the exons ATGAAATTAAAGATGATTATGACACTATGGGGCCTGACGCCACTCTTCAGACGGTTGGAAACGGTACAG TTAAGAATGTTGTTGATTGCACTTCCGAGTTTGAGGAGTTCTTCGCCAAGCGTAGCAAGCTCCAGGAGGAGAGCCACGTGGTCAGCATCGCTGAGTACCTGCAGCGGGGCGACACTGCCATCATTTACCCAGAAGCACCCGAGGGAGAGGAGCTGTCCCGTATGGGCACGCCCGAAGCGTCTGAAACAAACGGCCAGGAGGAAAATG ACCTGCCACCTGGAACTCCAGATGCTTTCGCCCAACTGTTGACCTGCCCCTACTGCGACCGGGGTTACAAGCGCTTGACATCGCTCAAGGAGCACATCAAGTACCGCCACGAGAAGAACGAGGAGAACTTCGCCTGCCCCCTGTGTAACTACACGTTTGCTTACCGCACTCAGCTTGAGCGACATATGGCCACGCACAAGCCCGGCAGAGATCAG CACCAACTGCTGAACCAGGGGGCTGGCAACCGCAAGTTCAAATGCACAGAATGTGGCAAGGCCTTCAAATACAAGCACCATCTGAAGGAACACCTGCGGAttcacagtg GTGAGAAGCCATACGAATGCCCAAACTGCAAGAAGCGCTTCTCCCACTCAGGCTCCTACAGCTCACACATCAGCAGCAAGAAGTGCATCGGCCTTATAGCAGTCAACGGGAGGATGCGCAACAACATGAAGACAGGCTCTTCCCCTACATCAGCCTCGTCGTCCCCCACTAACACCGCCATCACCCAGCTGAGACACAAGCTAGAGAACGGAAACGGAAACGGCAAGCCCCTGGGCCACCACCAGGACCAGAACAACCACCACCTGAACATCAAAACAGAACCACTCGACTTCAACGACTACAAACTCATGATGGCCTCCCATGGCTTCGGCGCGCCTGGGCCCTTCATGAACGGAGGGATGGGGGGAAATAGCAGCCCGCTAGGGATCCACTGCTCAGCCCGGAGCCCCATGCAGCACCTGGGGGTGGGGATCGAACAACAGCTCCTTGGTTACCCGTCCCTGAGCAACAACCTGAGCGAGGTCCAAAAGGTGCTCCAGATCGTGGACAACACTGTGTGCAGGCAGAAGATGGACTGCAAACCGGAGGAGATCTCCAGGCTCAAGGCTTACATGAAGGAGCTCGGGAACCAGATCGAGGAGCAGAAACAGGGACTGACGTCACAGGGGGGTCACCAGGTCGGTCTGCCAGTCGTCAGCCATAATGGGGCCACTAAAAGCATCATCGACTacacattagaaaaagtgaacgAAGCCAAAGCTTGTCTCCAGAGCTTGACCACGGACTCAAAGAGGCAAATTAGCACTATCAAACGCGAGAAATCCAACCACATGCTAGATTTAGGTACAGAGGATAAGATGCATGAGAACAACATTATGTTTACACCCTTTTCTTGCCAATACTGCAAAGAAGCCTTCCCAGGTCCAATTCCCTTGCATCAGCATGAACGTTACCTGTGTAAAATGAATGAGGAGATCAAGACAGTTCTCCAGACTAGCGAGAACCTTATGCCCACAAAACAGGGGATGTTTACGGAGAAGCATGCCCTCCTGCTCTCGTCCATGCTGTCTGAGAAAAGCCCCATCAACCCGTACAAGGACCACATGTCAGTGCTCAAGGCCTACTTCGCTATGAACATGGAGCCCAATTCAGAGGAACTACTGAAGATCTCCATAGCGGTCGGCCTTCCTCAGGAATTCGTCAAAGAGTGGTTCGAACAGAGGAAAGTCTTCCAGTACGGCACCCCAAGAACTCCACCACTAGAACAACGAAGGAACAACCATGCAGATATGGTTCTAGCCgcaaacaaccacaaccacactccCACTAAAGACTCAATGGCAGCTAGATCCCCAGTGTCCCTGATCAAGTGTAATGACCGTGACCGCAACCGTGACCACCATATCATGTCCCCCTCCATTGCAGAGCTCCATAACAACGTCAACAACTGTGAGAACCAACTCAGACTCATGAAAGCCAACACGTTCAGTGGACACGCCAAACACATGGCTGACCACTCCAAAATGGACCACCTCTCAAGGAGCAGCACACCTTCTCCTTTGAACCTTTCCTCCACATCTTCCAAAAACTCCCAGAGTAGCTCTTATACTCCAAACAGCCTGATGTCTGAGGACCTGAACCACAACATGAACCTGCCTGAACAACCACTGGACCTGTCACTGCCAAAGCTCATGAAGGAGCCCAAACACGCCATGACCGTGAAGAGCAGACCTAAACTAAACGGTATTAACCACCATGACCACTCCAGTGTTCCCTCCCCACGAGAACACTTCGAAGAGCCACTTAACCTGGCCTATCTCAAGAAGGAGTTTGAAGGCAGAGGCCAGAACCACCTCAATGGAGACTTCAACAAAAGTACCAGCCCCTTGTTTGGGATGAACCCCTTCGGTGCCAAACCTATGTACACGTCGCTTCCGCAACAGACCGCGTTCCCACCTGCCACCTTCATGTCGCCGATGCAGGCCAGCATGCCTGGGCTGAGGCCGTACCCAGGGCTGGATCAGATGAGCTTCCTACCACACATGGCCTACACTTATGCAACAGGAGCAGCTACCTTTGCTGAgatgcagcagcagcagaggagaaAATACCAGCGAAAGCCTGGTTTCCAG GGGGAGCTGCTCGACGGAACAGCCGATTACATGTCAGGACTGGATGACATGACCGATTCAGACTCCTGTCTGTCCCGGAAGAAGATTAAGAAGACAGAAAGTG GTAAACGGCCACATCAGTGTCAAATCTGCAAGAAGGCATTCAAACACAAGCATCACCTTATAGAACATTCACGACTGCACTCGGGCGAGAAACCGTACCAGTGTGACAAGTGCGGTAAGCGCTTCTCTCACTCCGGCTCTTACTCCCAGCACATGAACCACCGCTACTCTTACTGCAAGAGGGAGGCCGAGGAGAGGGAAGCGGCCGAGAGAGAGGCCCGGGAGAAGGGCCACCTAGAGCCCACAGAGCTACTATTGAGCCGGGCCTACTTACAGGGCATGACTCCTCAGGGCTACCCCGACCTGGAGGACCGCGAGGGCAttctgagggaaggagggatgaacgGAGGCATGAGAGATCGCCAAAAGGAAGTTGAAGGAACGTACGCGAAAATAGGACGTAGGGAAGAGGActttgaggaggaggaagaggagagcgagAACAAGAGCATGGACACAGATCCAGACACgttgagggatgaggaggagaacGGCGAGCACTCGATGGACGATAGTTCTTTTGACGGGAAAACAGAAACCAAATCGGATCACGAGGACAACATGGAGGACGGCATGTAA